One region of Syntrophobacter fumaroxidans MPOB genomic DNA includes:
- the pheA gene encoding prephenate dehydratase has protein sequence MQEELEKLRQAIDGIDTNLLNLLNARMELALQVGRLKADKGLPLFHPEREEIIFDRLNRLNPGPLSEYSLRSIYREIFSASRILQVPLRVAFLGPEWTYSHLAALSFYGHAAQYVACPTIEDVFDALTKGKVDTAVIPIENSLQGGIGLSMDLLYEKEVNVVGECYLEIAHYLCGRAKSIDDVQRLYAHPQTLEQSRQWLMEKLKHAEQHECASTYGAALLARKDPAGAAICNLYAARHYGLPILAERIEDHAGNTTRFLALADHHNPKTGKDKTSVLFAVADQPGALFSALKPFSRKAVNMSRIESRPNRMMRWQYLFYVDFEGHADDEEVKEALAELKNHVSFLKILGSYPQKDPMHPIRPENERIRGLDSINADAKIG, from the coding sequence GTGCAAGAAGAACTGGAAAAACTGCGACAAGCCATAGACGGCATCGACACCAACCTGCTGAATCTCCTCAACGCCAGGATGGAACTGGCCCTGCAGGTGGGACGGCTCAAAGCGGACAAGGGCTTGCCCCTGTTTCATCCGGAACGCGAGGAAATCATTTTCGACCGCCTCAACCGCCTCAATCCCGGGCCTCTGTCCGAGTATTCCCTGCGTTCGATCTACCGTGAAATCTTCTCCGCTTCCCGGATTCTGCAGGTTCCTTTGCGCGTGGCATTCCTCGGTCCGGAATGGACCTATTCCCACCTGGCGGCGCTTTCTTTTTACGGCCACGCCGCCCAATATGTCGCGTGCCCGACCATCGAAGACGTTTTTGACGCTCTGACCAAGGGCAAGGTGGACACCGCGGTCATTCCCATCGAGAATTCTCTCCAGGGCGGGATCGGACTCAGCATGGATCTCCTGTACGAAAAGGAAGTGAACGTGGTCGGCGAGTGCTACCTCGAAATCGCCCACTACCTCTGCGGACGCGCAAAATCCATCGACGACGTCCAACGATTGTACGCCCACCCGCAGACCCTGGAACAATCCCGGCAATGGCTCATGGAAAAGCTCAAACACGCCGAACAGCACGAATGCGCATCCACGTACGGCGCCGCGCTCCTGGCCCGCAAAGACCCCGCCGGAGCAGCCATATGCAACCTTTACGCCGCGCGGCACTATGGGCTGCCCATTCTTGCCGAACGCATCGAGGACCACGCCGGGAACACCACGCGCTTCCTGGCGCTTGCAGACCACCACAATCCCAAGACCGGCAAGGACAAGACCTCCGTGCTCTTCGCCGTGGCCGACCAGCCCGGCGCGCTCTTTTCCGCTCTGAAACCTTTTTCACGCAAGGCGGTGAACATGAGCCGCATCGAATCGCGCCCCAACCGCATGATGCGGTGGCAGTACCTGTTCTATGTCGATTTTGAAGGACACGCGGACGACGAAGAGGTAAAAGAAGCGTTGGCGGAACTCAAGAATCACGTGTCTTTTCTGAAAATCCTGGGTTCGTATCCGCAAAAGGACCCGATGCACCCCATCCGCCCGGAAAACGAAAGGATCAGGGGCCTGGATTCAATCAACGCGGATGCGAAGATAGGATAA